Proteins encoded in a region of the Inquilinus sp. KBS0705 genome:
- a CDS encoding phosphoribosylformylglycinamidine cyclo-ligase: protein MSPQRYDQRGVSASKDDVHNAIKNIDKGIFPKAFCKIVPDILTNDELYCNIMHADGAGTKSSLAYTYWKETGDISVWRGIAQDAIIMNLDDLLCVGATDNILLSSTIGRNKNLIPGEVIAAIINDTEEILAELRDAGIGIYSTGGETADVGDLVRTIIVDSTVTCRMKREDVISNHRIQPGDVIVGLASYGQASYEKEYNGGMGSNGLTSARHDVFNKTIAAKYTESYDPALPLDLVFSGSKNLTDLIDLGNGQTITAGKLVLSATRTYAPIIKKMLDGYRSQIHGMVHCSGGAQTKVLHFIDNLHVIKNNLFPIPPLFKLIQEESNTSWQEMYKVFNMGHRMELYVPKEIAQELIEISTGFGVDAQIIGLVEAANKKQVTVTSPYGEFIYN, encoded by the coding sequence ATTTCTCCGCAAAGATATGATCAACGGGGCGTATCTGCATCAAAAGATGATGTACATAATGCCATTAAAAACATTGATAAGGGTATTTTCCCAAAGGCTTTCTGCAAAATAGTACCGGATATATTAACTAATGACGAGCTGTATTGCAATATTATGCATGCCGATGGCGCAGGTACAAAATCGTCATTAGCATACACCTATTGGAAAGAAACCGGCGACATATCTGTTTGGCGCGGTATAGCACAGGATGCCATTATTATGAACCTCGACGACCTGCTTTGCGTAGGTGCTACCGATAACATATTGCTATCATCAACCATCGGCCGTAACAAAAACCTGATACCCGGTGAAGTAATAGCGGCCATCATTAACGACACCGAAGAGATATTGGCCGAATTAAGGGACGCCGGTATAGGCATCTACTCTACTGGTGGCGAAACTGCCGATGTAGGCGACCTGGTGCGTACCATTATAGTAGATTCGACAGTTACCTGCCGCATGAAACGCGAGGATGTAATATCAAACCACCGCATACAACCCGGCGATGTAATTGTAGGCCTGGCATCATACGGGCAGGCCAGTTACGAAAAAGAGTATAACGGCGGCATGGGCTCAAACGGGTTAACATCTGCCCGCCACGATGTGTTCAACAAAACCATTGCTGCTAAGTATACCGAAAGCTATGACCCCGCCCTTCCGCTGGACCTGGTGTTTTCGGGCAGTAAAAACCTAACCGACCTTATTGACCTTGGCAACGGGCAAACTATAACTGCCGGCAAGCTGGTACTATCGGCAACCCGCACCTACGCCCCTATCATCAAAAAGATGCTGGATGGTTACCGCAGCCAAATACATGGCATGGTGCATTGCAGCGGCGGCGCGCAAACCAAGGTGCTGCACTTTATAGATAACCTGCACGTTATAAAAAACAACCTATTCCCTATCCCGCCGCTATTTAAGCTGATACAGGAAGAGAGTAACACCAGCTGGCAAGAGATGTACAAGGTGTTTAACATGGGCCACCGTATGGAGCTTTATGTTCCGAAAGAAATAGCCCAGGAGCTGATAGAGATTTCAACCGGCTTTGGTGTAGATGCACAAATAATTGGCCTTGTAGAGGCTGCTAATAAAAAGCAGGTAACGGTTACCTCGCCTTACGGAGAGTTTATATACAACTAA
- a CDS encoding chloride channel protein has protein sequence MEFIYWLRAQLKRSFDRIRNENLKKNALIAIPFWIASIITGLFAVIYTKLFLAAENLTGYIIRGHEWFLFILTPVCFLLAWWMVKKLAPYSKGSGIPQVMAAIQLSAVKDNQKNNKFLSIKIILVKVMSSLVMALGGGAIGREGPTIQISASVFKIIYHVLPKWWPKIAKRNMIVTGAAAGLAAAFNTPLGGIVFAIEELTKTHFSYFKTAIFSSVIIAGLSAQALLGPYLYLGYPKIDGLSPFIFAGVVLVAIIAGLLGSAMGKLILFIFAWKAKFNFTYQHAMYVGACAFLMAGMAYFINMGVLGSGKDLMVQTLFSPFKYSTWFMPILRITGPLVSFTTGAAGGIFAPALAAGASVGSVVSGWFHLSGANTNLLILAGMVGFLTGVTRSPFTSVILVLEMTDRHSVIFHLILAGMIASLVSIIIDKHSLYDHLKHQYIEEVEDGERGLPSDISVETKEQTN, from the coding sequence ATGGAATTTATTTATTGGCTAAGGGCCCAATTAAAAAGATCATTTGACAGAATTCGGAACGAAAATTTAAAGAAGAACGCCTTGATAGCTATTCCATTTTGGATAGCATCAATAATTACAGGGTTATTCGCGGTAATATATACCAAGCTTTTTTTGGCAGCTGAAAATTTAACAGGGTACATTATTCGCGGCCACGAATGGTTTTTATTTATTTTAACACCTGTATGTTTCTTATTGGCGTGGTGGATGGTTAAAAAGTTGGCACCTTACTCAAAGGGTAGCGGTATACCGCAGGTGATGGCTGCTATACAACTGTCGGCTGTAAAAGACAATCAAAAGAATAATAAATTTTTAAGTATTAAAATCATCCTGGTAAAAGTAATGTCGAGCCTGGTGATGGCATTAGGTGGCGGAGCCATTGGGCGCGAGGGGCCAACTATACAAATATCAGCTTCGGTATTTAAAATAATATATCATGTGCTACCAAAATGGTGGCCCAAAATTGCTAAGCGCAACATGATAGTTACGGGTGCTGCAGCCGGCCTTGCAGCCGCATTTAATACGCCCCTGGGCGGTATTGTATTTGCTATTGAAGAGCTTACAAAAACCCACTTTAGCTATTTTAAAACAGCCATATTTTCGTCCGTTATTATTGCAGGTTTATCGGCGCAGGCATTATTGGGACCATATCTTTATTTGGGGTACCCTAAAATCGATGGTTTATCACCTTTCATATTTGCCGGGGTTGTACTGGTTGCCATAATAGCAGGACTACTGGGCAGTGCTATGGGTAAATTAATACTATTCATTTTTGCCTGGAAGGCTAAATTTAATTTTACTTATCAGCATGCCATGTATGTGGGTGCCTGTGCTTTTTTAATGGCCGGAATGGCTTATTTTATAAATATGGGTGTGTTGGGCTCGGGGAAGGATTTAATGGTGCAAACGCTGTTTAGCCCTTTTAAATATTCAACCTGGTTTATGCCTATACTGCGCATTACAGGCCCGCTGGTATCATTTACAACAGGTGCGGCAGGCGGTATATTTGCACCGGCCCTTGCTGCCGGTGCAAGCGTAGGCTCAGTGGTTTCGGGTTGGTTCCATCTTTCGGGGGCCAATACCAATTTATTGATATTGGCCGGTATGGTTGGGTTTTTAACAGGCGTTACACGGTCGCCATTCACATCGGTTATTTTGGTATTGGAAATGACAGACCGCCACAGCGTTATATTCCATTTGATTTTGGCTGGGATGATAGCCAGTCTGGTATCTATTATCATAGACAAACACTCGCTTTATGACCATTTAAAACACCAGTATATAGAAGAAGTTGAAGACGGCGAACGAGGCTTACCATCGGATATAAGCGTTGAAACTAAAGAGCAAACAAATTGA
- a CDS encoding glutamine synthetase type III, whose product MSNIRFQALRAVLNREIPEVKFPSSKISDYFGANVFDKKKMKEYLSADAFASIINSIDNGETIPRDMADQVASSMRSWAMGKGATHYTHWFQPLTGTTAEKHDAFFEPTSDGGSIERFSGDALAQQEPDASSFPSGGIRNTFEARGYTAWDPSSPAFIMGRTLCIPTVFVSYTGEALDYKVPLLKALSALDKAAVDVCHYFDKSIEKVNASLGIEQEYFLVDTALFNARPDLYLTGRTLFGHMSAKNQQLEDHYFGSIPSRAYAFMQDMETEALQLGIPLKTRHNEVAPSQFECAPIYEEINLAIDHNQLLMDIMDRVAKRHNFKVLLHEKPYAGINGSGKHNNWSMITNTGKNLLSPGKTPKNNLMFLTFFVNTIRAVHEHADLLRASIASVNNDHRLGANEAPPAIISIFLGSQLNDVLDEIDTSRLSKKIKEENSLWQGIPKITNILRDNTDRNRTSPFAFTGNKFELRAVGSSANSASPMTILNLIVADQLKKFKYDVDKLIKKGEKKDVALMTIIKRYIKESRNIRFEGNGYSAEWEKEAEARGLANIKTTPKALDALVTDKAEHLFAETGVFTKREADARHEILLDSFYKKLQIEARVMGELTMNLIVPAAIAYQSKLVENVKGLKDIGLDKSTYAAQVDIINKIAEHINFIKTNVEEMVNERKKANAVEDIRQRAIDYDEKVKTYFAPIRYHVDKLETLVDDSLWPLPKFRELLFIR is encoded by the coding sequence ATGTCCAATATCCGTTTTCAGGCCTTAAGGGCAGTGCTAAACCGCGAGATACCCGAAGTTAAATTCCCTTCTTCCAAAATATCCGATTATTTCGGTGCAAATGTTTTCGATAAAAAGAAAATGAAGGAATATTTATCGGCCGATGCCTTTGCAAGCATTATAAACTCGATAGATAATGGCGAAACCATCCCCCGCGATATGGCCGACCAGGTGGCATCGTCAATGCGATCATGGGCAATGGGCAAGGGCGCTACACACTACACCCACTGGTTTCAACCTTTAACGGGCACCACCGCCGAAAAGCATGACGCCTTTTTTGAACCCACAAGCGATGGCGGATCGATAGAGCGCTTTAGCGGCGACGCGCTGGCACAGCAGGAGCCTGATGCATCCAGCTTCCCCAGCGGTGGTATACGCAATACTTTTGAGGCCCGCGGTTACACCGCCTGGGATCCATCCTCCCCTGCCTTTATAATGGGCCGAACCTTATGTATACCTACTGTATTTGTATCGTACACCGGCGAAGCGCTGGATTATAAAGTACCTTTATTAAAGGCCCTAAGCGCCCTGGATAAAGCCGCCGTAGATGTTTGTCACTATTTTGATAAAAGCATCGAAAAGGTGAATGCATCATTAGGTATAGAACAGGAGTACTTTTTGGTAGATACCGCCTTGTTTAATGCCCGGCCCGATCTGTATTTAACAGGCCGCACCTTATTTGGCCACATGTCTGCCAAAAACCAGCAGTTAGAAGATCATTACTTTGGATCGATACCAAGCCGTGCCTATGCCTTTATGCAGGATATGGAAACCGAGGCCCTGCAATTAGGTATACCCTTAAAAACCCGCCATAACGAGGTTGCACCATCACAGTTTGAGTGCGCACCCATTTACGAAGAGATAAACTTGGCTATTGACCATAACCAGTTATTAATGGATATTATGGACCGCGTAGCCAAACGCCATAACTTTAAGGTATTGCTGCACGAAAAACCTTATGCAGGCATCAACGGCTCGGGCAAGCACAATAACTGGAGTATGATAACCAATACCGGTAAAAACCTGTTATCGCCGGGCAAAACGCCAAAAAACAATCTAATGTTTTTGACCTTTTTTGTGAATACCATAAGGGCGGTACACGAGCATGCCGATCTATTGCGCGCATCTATAGCATCGGTAAATAATGACCATCGCCTGGGTGCTAACGAGGCCCCTCCTGCTATTATATCTATATTTTTGGGCAGCCAGTTAAACGATGTATTAGACGAGATAGACACATCGCGCCTGAGCAAAAAAATAAAGGAAGAGAACTCGCTATGGCAGGGCATCCCTAAAATAACCAACATATTACGAGACAATACCGACCGTAACCGCACATCGCCTTTTGCCTTTACAGGTAATAAGTTTGAGTTGCGCGCGGTGGGCTCGTCGGCTAACTCGGCCAGCCCTATGACCATATTAAACCTGATAGTGGCCGACCAGCTTAAAAAATTCAAATACGATGTAGATAAGCTGATAAAAAAAGGCGAGAAAAAGGATGTGGCCTTAATGACCATTATTAAAAGGTATATCAAAGAATCGCGCAATATCCGTTTTGAAGGCAATGGCTACAGCGCCGAGTGGGAAAAAGAAGCCGAAGCACGCGGCCTGGCCAACATAAAAACCACACCTAAGGCTTTAGACGCGCTGGTTACCGACAAGGCCGAGCACCTGTTTGCCGAAACCGGGGTATTTACCAAACGCGAAGCGGATGCCCGCCACGAGATACTGTTAGATAGCTTTTATAAAAAATTACAGATAGAGGCACGCGTTATGGGCGAGCTTACCATGAATTTGATAGTACCGGCGGCTATAGCCTATCAATCAAAACTGGTAGAGAACGTGAAAGGACTTAAAGATATTGGGCTTGATAAAAGCACGTACGCCGCGCAGGTTGATATTATTAATAAAATAGCCGAGCATATTAACTTTATAAAAACCAATGTAGAGGAAATGGTGAACGAGCGTAAAAAAGCCAACGCGGTTGAAGATATACGCCAACGCGCTATTGATTACGACGAAAAGGTTAAAACCTATTTTGCCCCAATACGCTACCATGTAGACAAGCTGGAAACGCTGGTTGACGACTCGTTATGGCCGCTGCCTAAGTTTAGGGAATTGTTGTTTATTAGGTAA
- a CDS encoding porin: MKKRLLLLSFFVATVFAASAQDSTKTDPPLAISGSVDTYYKYDFSKHSNFPTSFASDQNSVSIGMIDLALKKKVGKAAFVGELSFGPRGQSQSIPTAAGTYDETSNSYHIQNLYVSYDVTDQFNLTAGYMATFMGYEVISPVGNFNYSTSYLFTNGPFQNPGFKATYAFSSKASLMAGIFNDSWNYYKSINKVNTFGAQLMLAPVTGWTAYINLLSGKLSGTEIDLTTTYQITSAFKLGLNAADFSAADAVATGGFTGVALYPQLAVSKDVTLGVRGEYFKTKTGTYATFGPKPGSSVMAYTFTANIKGGPLTFIPEVRFDNNKAITDGFTDSKLAGTKTASQFVLAAVYAF, translated from the coding sequence ATGAAAAAAAGACTTTTACTTTTATCTTTCTTTGTAGCTACAGTGTTTGCAGCAAGTGCGCAGGATAGCACTAAAACCGATCCGCCTTTGGCTATATCGGGTTCTGTTGATACTTATTATAAGTACGACTTCTCTAAACATAGTAACTTCCCTACCAGCTTTGCTTCTGATCAAAATTCTGTCTCTATCGGTATGATAGACCTTGCTTTAAAGAAAAAAGTAGGTAAGGCTGCCTTTGTAGGCGAGTTGTCATTCGGTCCGCGCGGCCAGTCGCAGTCTATACCAACTGCTGCCGGTACTTACGACGAAACCAGCAACAGCTACCACATTCAAAACTTATATGTATCGTACGATGTAACTGACCAGTTTAACTTAACCGCAGGTTATATGGCAACATTTATGGGTTACGAGGTGATTAGCCCGGTGGGTAACTTTAACTACTCAACTTCATATTTGTTCACCAATGGTCCGTTCCAAAACCCCGGCTTTAAAGCTACTTACGCTTTTAGCAGCAAGGCAAGTTTAATGGCCGGTATATTTAACGATTCGTGGAACTACTACAAATCAATAAACAAGGTAAATACCTTTGGCGCGCAATTAATGCTGGCCCCTGTAACCGGCTGGACAGCTTACATCAATTTATTAAGCGGCAAATTATCGGGTACCGAAATTGACCTGACCACAACCTACCAAATAACCAGTGCATTTAAATTGGGCTTAAACGCTGCAGATTTTTCGGCAGCTGATGCGGTTGCAACAGGTGGTTTTACAGGCGTAGCTTTATACCCACAATTAGCGGTATCTAAAGATGTTACTTTAGGTGTAAGAGGCGAGTACTTTAAAACTAAAACAGGTACTTATGCAACCTTTGGCCCTAAACCAGGTAGCTCGGTAATGGCTTATACCTTTACCGCCAACATTAAGGGCGGCCCGCTAACCTTTATCCCAGAGGTAAGGTTTGATAATAATAAAGCCATAACTGATGGCTTTACCGATAGCAAATTAGCAGGTACTAAAACAGCTTCACAATTTGTATTAGCAGCTGTATACGCTTTCTAA
- a CDS encoding energy transducer TonB produces the protein MLNTKLNLYNAEWLDVVFSDRNKAYGAYDLRNHYGQTMVKAMGIAFTSIIAAALLYNYAVKQPISLSHDREVIVELPSLPTVVPPKKEVQPVKTVAAKPLPPVKTTAFLPPVVTSEPVTTDPPVIDKIVGEVGAVTTTGTGKVPPIVETPVTSGGGGTAPKVDDSEHTTVGLQVMPEPDGGAAGWAKFLSRNLRFPAQAQDANVGGRVLISFVIEKDGRLSDLTVINKAGYGMDEEALRVLKLAKPWKPGMQNGQPVRVRYTIPMNFQLSE, from the coding sequence ATGCTTAACACAAAACTTAATTTGTACAATGCCGAGTGGCTCGACGTTGTATTCAGCGATCGTAACAAAGCTTACGGTGCTTATGACCTGCGCAACCATTACGGGCAAACCATGGTAAAAGCCATGGGGATTGCCTTTACCAGTATTATTGCGGCCGCCTTGCTGTATAACTATGCAGTAAAGCAACCGATATCATTATCTCATGATAGGGAAGTAATAGTAGAACTACCTTCACTTCCTACCGTAGTACCTCCAAAAAAGGAAGTCCAACCAGTTAAAACTGTTGCCGCAAAACCATTACCTCCTGTAAAAACTACGGCATTCTTACCGCCGGTAGTTACATCCGAGCCGGTAACCACAGACCCACCCGTTATTGATAAAATAGTAGGTGAAGTAGGTGCTGTTACCACTACCGGAACCGGCAAAGTGCCTCCAATTGTTGAAACCCCTGTAACCAGTGGCGGCGGTGGCACAGCCCCTAAAGTAGATGATTCAGAACATACAACTGTAGGCCTGCAGGTAATGCCCGAGCCGGATGGCGGCGCTGCCGGATGGGCTAAGTTTTTAAGCCGTAACCTGCGCTTTCCGGCACAGGCACAGGATGCAAATGTGGGCGGCCGGGTATTGATCAGCTTTGTAATTGAAAAAGATGGCCGCTTATCCGACCTTACCGTAATAAACAAAGCCGGCTACGGTATGGACGAAGAAGCCCTGCGTGTGCTAAAATTAGCCAAACCCTGGAAACCCGGCATGCAAAACGGCCAGCCGGTAAGGGTGCGCTACACCATCCCTATGAATTTTCAACTGAGCGAGTAG